The following are from one region of the Corythoichthys intestinalis isolate RoL2023-P3 chromosome 17, ASM3026506v1, whole genome shotgun sequence genome:
- the gpn3 gene encoding GPN-loop GTPase 3, whose product MPRYAQIVMGPAGSGKSTYCATMIQHFESLNRSVQVVNLDPAAEHFDYPVMADIRELIQVDDVMEDPSLRFGPNGGLVFCMEYFANNFDWLEEALGHVEDDYILFDCPGQIELYTHLPIMRQLVEQLQQWEFRVCGVFLVDSQFMVESFKFISGVMAALSAMVSLEISQVNIMTKMDLLSPKAKKEIEQYLDPDMYSMMGDNSDAIRSKKFKKLTKAICELIDDYSLVRFLPFDRTDEEGINIVLQHIDFSIQYGEDLEVKEPKETGEDPDDMNYDEFFQGQVES is encoded by the exons ATGCCTCGATATGCTCAGATAGTAATGGGTCCCGCAGGGAGCGGTAAG AGTACCTACTGCGCTACGATGATCCAGCATTTTGAGTCTTTGAACCGTTCTGTCCAAGTGGTCAATCTCGACCCTGCTGCTGAACATTTTGACTATCCTGTAATGGCAG acattcgtGAACTCATTCAGGTTGATGACGTGATGGAGGATCCATCTCTTAGATTTGGCCCCAATGGCGGTCTGGTCTTCTGCATGGAATACTTTGCCAACAACTTTGACTGGCTGGAAGAAGCCCTGGGTCACGTCGAAGATGACTACATCCTGTTTGACTGCCCAG GTCAGATTGAGCTGTATACTCACCTACCTATCATGAGGCAGCTGGTGGAACAGCTCCAGCAGTGGGAGTTTCGGGTGTGTGGAGTCTTTCTAGTTGATTCACAGTTCATGGTGGAATCTTTTAAG TTCATTTCAGGAGTCATGGCGGCCCTGAGTGCCATGGTGTCATTGGAGATTTCCCAAGTAAACATCATGACAAAAATGGATCTGCTCAGTCCAAAAGCCAAGAAAGAAATTGAACA GTACCTTGACCCTGATATGTACTCAATGATGGGAGATAACTCTGATGCCATTAGAAGTAAGAAGTTCAAGAAGCTGACCAAAGCTATTTGTGAACTG ATTGATGACTACAGTTTGGTGAGATTTTTGCCTTTCGACCGCACGGACGAGGAAGGTATCAACATAGTACTGCAACATATTGATTTCTCTATACAGTATGGAGAGGATTTGGAAGTCAAGGAACCGAAG GAAACTGGAGAAGACCCTGATGACATGAATTATGATGAGTTTTTCCAAGGGCAAGTGGAAAGCTGA
- the rnf170 gene encoding E3 ubiquitin-protein ligase RNF170, with the protein MMEENQCGEVDYLIQDEDTLIEGVSNQVLFVVVLTFTLLAGILTLLCREEQQQNIHPENQEHVRAVRQQLQTEQEENPQPEPRQQYYRDMSCPVCLQQAVLPVETNCGHLFCGSCIVAYWRYGTWLGAINCPICRQMVTLLFPLFHEHAAPQRVQDGEAEPQLILRDINDYNRRFSGQPRSLIDRLRDVPTLLRHAFREMFSMGGLFWMFRIRILLCLIGAITYLASPLDILPEALFGLLGFMDDFFVILLLFVYISIMYREVVTQRLNG; encoded by the exons ATGATGGAGGAAAATCAGTGTGGAGAGGTGGACTATCTTATCCAAGATGAAGACACGTTAATTGAAGGTGTCAGCAACCAGGTTCTGTTTGTTGTGGTGCTCACCTTTACCCTACTGGCAGGCATCTTAACACTACTATGCAG AGAGGAGCAGCAGCAAAATATTCACCCTGAGAATCAAGAGCATGTTCGAGCTGTCCGCCAGCAACTACAAACAGAGCAG GAGGAAAATCCCCAGCCAGAACCCAGGCAGCAGTATTACAGAGACATGTCTTGCCCTGTGTGTTTACAACAAGCTGTTCTACCAGTTGAGACCAACTGTGGTCATCTTTTCTGTG GTTCATGTATTGTAGCCTACTGGAGATATGGGACCTGGTTGGGTGCCATAAACTGTCCCATATGCAGACAAATG GTAACATTGCTCTTCCCACTGTTCCATGAGCATGCTGCTCCTCAAAGGGTACAAGATGGAGAAGCAGAACCGCAGCTCATCTTAAGGGACATCAACGATTACAACCGTCGCTTCTCAGGGCAGCCAAGATCT CTAATAGACAGACTACGGGATGTACCCACCCTTCTCCGTCACGCCTTTAGGGAGATGTTCTCGATGGGGGGCCTCTTCTGGATGTTTCGAATCCGAATTCTTCTCTGCCTGATCGGAGCTATCACATACCTGGCCTCACCGCTAGACATCCTCCCCGAGGCACTTTTCGGCCTACTGGGATTCATGGATGACTTCTTCGTTATCCTCCTCCTCTTCGTGTACATCTCCATCATGTACAGGGAGGTGGTCACGCAGAGACTCAATGGCTAG
- the arpc3 gene encoding actin-related protein 2/3 complex subunit 3, whose protein sequence is MPAYHSTMQEENTRTVGNMALLPLKTQFKGPARGDGIDSDIIDEAIYYFKANVFFKNYEIKNEADRTLIYITLYISECLKKLQKCSSRGQGEKEMYTLGITNFPIPGEPGFPLNAMYAKPANRQEEDTMRLYLQQIRQETGWRLCERVFDPQTDKPSKWWMCFVKKQFMNKSLSAPGQ, encoded by the exons ATGCCG GCGTATCACTCAACTATGCAGGAGGAGAACACCAGGACGGTGGGGAACATGGCTTTACTGCCCCTTAAAACACAGTTTAAGGGACCGGCGAGAGGAGACG GCATCGATTCTGACATTATTGATGAGGCTATCTACTATTTCAAGGCAAATGTTTTCTTCAAGAACTACGAGATAAAG aatgaggcagACAGGACGCTGATCTACATCACGCTGTATATTTCTGAGTGTCTAAAGAAGCTGCAAAAG TGCAGCTCTAGGGGCcaaggggagaaggaaatgtacACACTCGGCATTACCAACTTCCCCATTCCTGGAGAGCCCGGTTTCCCGCTCAACGCAATGTACGCCAAACCTGCTAACAGGCAGGAGGAAG ACACAATGAGGTTGTACCTCCAGCAGATCAGACAGGAGACTGGATGGAGGCTATGTGAACGTGTGTTCGATCCCCAGACAGACAAGCCTAGCAAG TGGTGGATGTGTTTTGTCAAGAAGCAGTTCATGAACAAGAGTCTGTCTGCACCAGGACAGTAA